A window of Jannaschia sp. M317 contains these coding sequences:
- a CDS encoding extensin family protein: protein MRVLLALLLTAGVAQAEMRPLPRPAPTVEVLSETGTTQPPAVTALPRSIRPVPRRDPELAELRTVFAAMQAARPIIDIEGLVQRSDRPLIRDGELVRVGASRPRLRSAGGGLCGSASIQGEAISAVSGPGACGIPRAVRITSVSGVQLLRPARMDCGTAQALDTWVRSGLLPVVGNRGGGAVGLRVAAGYACRTRNSQRGARISEHGRGRAIDISAIILADGSELQVLRDWDRGAEGRLLRELHARACGPFGTVLGPESDRFHRDHFHFDTASYRSGSYCR from the coding sequence ATGAGAGTGCTGCTGGCGCTGTTGCTGACCGCAGGCGTGGCCCAGGCCGAAATGCGGCCCCTGCCCCGCCCGGCCCCCACCGTCGAGGTCCTGTCCGAGACCGGTACGACCCAGCCCCCAGCCGTCACCGCATTACCCCGGTCGATCCGCCCTGTCCCCCGCCGCGACCCCGAACTGGCAGAGTTGCGGACCGTCTTTGCGGCCATGCAGGCCGCCCGCCCGATCATCGATATCGAAGGTCTGGTGCAGCGATCCGACAGGCCCTTGATCCGCGACGGCGAATTGGTGCGCGTCGGTGCCTCGCGCCCCCGGCTGCGCAGCGCCGGGGGGGGCCTGTGCGGCAGCGCCTCGATCCAGGGCGAAGCGATTTCTGCGGTCAGCGGGCCGGGGGCTTGTGGCATCCCGCGCGCGGTGCGCATCACGTCCGTCTCGGGGGTGCAGTTGTTGCGCCCGGCGCGGATGGATTGCGGCACGGCGCAGGCGCTGGACACCTGGGTGCGCAGCGGGCTGTTGCCGGTCGTCGGCAATCGCGGCGGCGGGGCCGTCGGGCTGCGGGTCGCGGCGGGCTATGCCTGCCGGACGCGCAACAGTCAGCGCGGTGCCCGGATCAGCGAACATGGCCGTGGCCGCGCCATCGACATCAGCGCCATCATCCTGGCAGACGGCAGCGAATTGCAGGTTCTGCGCGACTGGGACCGGGGGGCCGAAGGACGGCTTCTGCGCGAACTTCATGCGCGCGCCTGCGGCCCCTTCGGCACGGTTCTGGGGCCCGAAAGCGACCGGTTTCACCGCGATCACTTTCACTTCGACACGGCCAGCTACCGCTCCGGCAGCTATTGCCGCTAG
- a CDS encoding prephenate/arogenate dehydrogenase family protein, whose protein sequence is MIYYRIALIGLGLIAGSMGLRIRQDGLANEVVGTARSAATCDIALQRGLCDRITGTAAEAVQDADLVILCVPVGAMATVAEEIGPHLKPGATVTDVGSVKRAVIDAVAPHLPSGVHFIPSHPLAGTEHSGPEAGFPELFEKRWFLLTPVSTDQAAIDRLTTLWQALGSKVEAMDPDHHDLVLAVTSHAPHLIAYTMVGVADDLQRVTDSEVIQYSAAGFRDFTRIAASDPVMWRDVFLNNKKATLEILGRFTEELFALQRAIRTEDGDMLHDYFTRTRAIRRGIVEAGQDTDAPDFGRGAKR, encoded by the coding sequence ATGATCTATTACCGTATCGCGCTGATCGGGCTGGGCCTGATCGCCGGATCCATGGGCCTGCGCATCCGACAGGACGGATTGGCAAACGAGGTCGTGGGCACCGCGCGATCCGCCGCGACCTGCGACATCGCGCTGCAACGCGGCCTCTGCGACCGGATCACGGGCACCGCAGCCGAGGCGGTGCAGGACGCGGATCTGGTGATCCTTTGCGTGCCCGTCGGGGCCATGGCCACCGTCGCCGAAGAGATCGGGCCGCACCTGAAGCCGGGCGCGACCGTCACCGATGTCGGCTCGGTCAAGCGCGCGGTCATCGACGCCGTCGCGCCGCACCTGCCGTCGGGCGTGCATTTCATCCCGTCCCATCCCCTGGCGGGGACGGAACACAGCGGGCCCGAGGCGGGCTTTCCTGAATTGTTCGAGAAACGCTGGTTTCTTCTGACCCCGGTCAGCACCGATCAAGCCGCCATCGACCGTCTGACCACCCTTTGGCAGGCGCTGGGATCCAAGGTCGAAGCGATGGACCCCGACCACCACGATCTGGTTCTGGCGGTCACCAGCCATGCGCCGCACCTGATCGCCTATACGATGGTGGGCGTGGCCGACGACCTGCAGCGCGTGACCGACAGCGAGGTGATCCAGTACTCCGCCGCCGGCTTTCGCGATTTCACCCGCATTGCAGCCAGCGACCCCGTGATGTGGCGGGATGTTTTCCTGAACAACAAAAAGGCTACGTTGGAGATACTGGGCCGCTTCACCGAAGAGCTGTTTGCCCTGCAACGCGCCATCCGGACGGAGGACGGGGACATGCTGCACGATTATTTCACCCGCACCCGCGCGATCCGACGTGGCATCGTCGAGGCCGGTCAGGACACCGACGCGCCCGACTTTGGCCGGGGGGCAAAACGATGA
- a CDS encoding SDR family NAD(P)-dependent oxidoreductase codes for MTDRIALITGAAQGIGRACAEALAEDGCRVVLADIDPSVHDTAKALGGIGYVCDMGDPSQITELFDRMEAEVGAPSVLVNNAGIAIGADFLEMTEADFRKVLDVNLVGVFLATQRAAKTMVAKGIAGAVVNMSSINAQVAIPAIAGYCASKGGVMQLTKVASLALAPHNIRVNAVGPGSIDTAMMAAVNADPAAFDRAMSRTPLKRPGTAREIGDVVAFLASSKASYITGETIYVDGGRLGLNYTV; via the coding sequence ATGACCGACCGTATCGCACTTATCACCGGGGCCGCCCAAGGCATCGGCCGCGCCTGCGCCGAGGCCCTGGCCGAGGACGGCTGCCGCGTCGTTCTGGCCGACATCGACCCGTCGGTGCACGACACTGCCAAGGCGTTGGGCGGCATCGGCTATGTCTGCGACATGGGCGACCCGTCGCAGATCACCGAATTGTTCGACCGGATGGAGGCGGAGGTCGGGGCGCCCAGCGTGCTGGTCAACAACGCGGGTATCGCCATCGGGGCCGACTTCCTCGAAATGACGGAGGCGGACTTCCGCAAGGTTCTCGACGTCAACCTCGTGGGGGTTTTCCTGGCCACGCAGCGCGCCGCCAAGACCATGGTGGCCAAGGGCATCGCAGGCGCGGTCGTCAACATGTCCTCGATCAACGCGCAGGTCGCGATACCGGCGATTGCAGGCTACTGCGCGTCCAAGGGCGGCGTCATGCAGTTGACCAAGGTGGCATCGCTGGCACTGGCCCCACACAATATCCGCGTCAATGCGGTAGGCCCCGGCAGCATCGACACGGCCATGATGGCCGCCGTGAACGCCGATCCCGCCGCCTTTGACCGGGCCATGTCGCGCACCCCGCTCAAGCGACCGGGCACCGCACGGGAAATCGGCGACGTCGTAGCCTTTCTTGCCTCGTCCAAGGCCAGCTACATCACGGGCGAAACCATCTATGTCGACGGCGGACGCCTCGGCCTCAACTACACGGTGTAA
- a CDS encoding DUF484 family protein — protein sequence MSDSTAQAVTQDWRDRILSDPEMILEDRDLMRALIAANERAMGQNIVDMRGIAMERLEARLDRLEDTHRSVIAAAYENLAGTNQINRCVLRLLDCAGFGELLQTLVKDLPEILRVDRIRLALESAEPSEAPHAAVAVVPAGFVKGYITQDRDVPMRLVTLRQCAPASAELFGDEAEWIRSEALLKLDLGAGRMPALLAFGSEDPHQFRVNQGTELLTFFTGVFERLAKRHLG from the coding sequence ATGTCAGATTCCACCGCACAGGCGGTCACCCAGGATTGGCGCGACCGGATCCTCAGCGACCCAGAAATGATCCTGGAGGATCGCGACCTGATGCGCGCCCTGATCGCGGCGAACGAACGCGCGATGGGGCAGAACATCGTCGACATGCGCGGCATCGCGATGGAACGGCTGGAGGCCCGGCTGGACCGGCTGGAAGACACCCATCGCAGCGTCATCGCGGCCGCCTATGAAAACCTGGCCGGCACCAACCAGATCAACCGCTGCGTGCTGCGCCTGCTGGATTGCGCCGGATTTGGCGAGCTGTTGCAGACCCTGGTCAAGGACCTGCCGGAAATCCTGCGCGTCGACCGCATCCGCCTCGCCCTCGAAAGCGCGGAGCCGTCGGAGGCCCCGCATGCCGCCGTGGCCGTCGTGCCCGCAGGTTTCGTCAAGGGCTACATCACCCAGGACCGCGACGTGCCCATGCGTCTTGTCACCTTGCGCCAATGCGCGCCCGCCTCCGCCGAGTTGTTCGGCGACGAAGCGGAATGGATCAGGTCCGAGGCGCTGCTGAAACTGGACCTTGGGGCGGGCCGTATGCCGGCGCTGCTGGCCTTCGGGTCCGAGGATCCGCACCAGTTCCGCGTCAACCAGGGGACGGAGCTTTTGACGTTCTTCACGGGCGTCTTCGAAAGGCTGGCGAAACGGCACCTGGGCTAG
- a CDS encoding primosomal protein N', with product MDPMTTHFPQGTPIAVLTTQPLDRALDYRAPDGGVTAGDYVQVPLGPRLVLGVVWGPAAGDWPVEKLRGVARVLDVPPMAGAFRDFLERAAAYTLTPMPAMLRLAMRTPGLGEAPGKRRVYGLGTGTPDRATAARDKVLSVLRDRPADIFALSELADLAGVSSGVVKGLVGSGAVLEQAVPRDADYPPLDPQRPSKPLAPDQADAAETLRASMASGGYGTTLLKGVTGSGKTEVYLEAVAECLARGRQALVLLPEIALTAEFLTRVEARFGARPAEWHSGVTQAERRRAWGKSATGQAKLIVGARSSLFLPFRDLGLIVVDEEHDTSYKQEDGVLYSARDMAVLRAACEGAQVVLASATPSLESWANVEAGKYSRVDLTSRFGVSVMPKLATIDMRSEEVGAGRWVSPTLRKAIEQRIIDGEQSLIFLNRRGYAPVTLCRACGQQVACHQCDARMVEHRFLKRLMCHQCGETAPMPDACPSCGVEGKLAPVGPGVERMAEEVASLFPEARMAILSSDLFNSARALKAKVEEIAQGGADIIVGTQLVAKGHNFPKLTLVGVIDADLGLQGSDLRAAERTFQLMRQVSGRAGRAEAPGTALLQTYQPDHPVIRAILAGDEEGFLKEEAAQRRAAGVPPYGRMAGIVISDPDAQVAFDLGNALARRSAMLEEAGAEVYGPAPAPISRIRGRHRVRLLVKAPRQSPLQSALSRWVASVEIPRSARLSIDIDPQSFL from the coding sequence ATGGACCCTATGACGACCCACTTCCCCCAAGGCACGCCCATCGCCGTGCTGACCACGCAGCCGCTGGACCGGGCGCTGGATTACCGCGCGCCCGACGGCGGCGTGACGGCGGGCGATTACGTGCAGGTCCCGCTGGGTCCCCGTCTGGTGTTGGGCGTGGTCTGGGGACCGGCTGCGGGGGACTGGCCTGTGGAAAAGCTGCGCGGCGTGGCTCGCGTGCTGGACGTGCCCCCCATGGCCGGGGCGTTTCGCGATTTTCTGGAACGGGCAGCGGCTTACACGCTGACACCGATGCCCGCGATGCTGCGGCTGGCAATGCGCACGCCGGGCCTGGGTGAGGCACCGGGCAAGCGGCGCGTCTATGGCCTGGGCACGGGCACGCCCGACCGCGCCACGGCGGCCCGCGACAAGGTCCTGTCGGTGCTGCGCGACCGGCCTGCCGATATCTTCGCCTTGTCGGAACTGGCGGACCTGGCGGGGGTGTCGTCGGGCGTGGTCAAGGGGCTGGTTGGCTCTGGCGCGGTGCTGGAACAGGCGGTGCCGCGCGACGCCGATTACCCACCGCTCGACCCCCAGCGCCCCAGCAAGCCGCTGGCCCCCGACCAGGCCGATGCCGCCGAAACCCTGCGCGCGTCGATGGCATCGGGCGGCTACGGGACGACCTTGCTGAAGGGGGTCACCGGATCCGGCAAGACCGAAGTCTACCTGGAGGCAGTCGCCGAATGCCTGGCGCGCGGGCGGCAGGCATTGGTCCTGTTGCCGGAAATCGCACTGACGGCAGAGTTCCTGACAAGGGTCGAGGCGCGGTTCGGCGCCCGGCCCGCCGAATGGCACTCCGGCGTGACCCAGGCCGAACGCCGCCGCGCCTGGGGCAAATCCGCCACCGGGCAGGCCAAGCTGATCGTCGGCGCGCGGTCGTCGCTGTTCCTGCCGTTCCGGGATCTGGGCCTGATCGTCGTGGATGAGGAACACGACACGTCGTACAAGCAAGAGGACGGCGTCCTCTATTCGGCGCGCGACATGGCGGTTCTGCGCGCTGCCTGCGAAGGGGCGCAGGTGGTTCTGGCCTCCGCCACGCCGTCCCTGGAAAGCTGGGCCAATGTCGAGGCCGGAAAATACAGCCGCGTCGATCTGACCTCGCGCTTTGGCGTCTCGGTCATGCCGAAGCTGGCCACCATCGACATGCGCTCAGAGGAAGTGGGGGCCGGGCGGTGGGTTTCACCCACCCTACGCAAGGCGATCGAGCAGCGGATCATCGACGGGGAGCAATCTCTGATCTTTCTGAACCGCCGGGGCTATGCGCCGGTGACGCTCTGCCGGGCCTGCGGCCAGCAGGTCGCCTGCCACCAATGCGACGCGCGCATGGTCGAGCACCGCTTTCTGAAACGGCTGATGTGCCACCAATGCGGCGAAACCGCCCCGATGCCCGACGCCTGCCCGTCCTGCGGGGTCGAAGGCAAGCTGGCCCCCGTCGGGCCCGGCGTGGAACGCATGGCCGAGGAAGTCGCGAGCCTGTTCCCAGAGGCGCGGATGGCGATTCTGTCGTCGGACCTTTTCAATTCTGCCCGCGCGCTCAAGGCCAAGGTCGAGGAAATCGCCCAGGGCGGCGCAGACATCATTGTCGGCACGCAATTGGTGGCCAAGGGGCACAATTTCCCGAAACTGACGCTGGTGGGTGTGATCGACGCGGACCTGGGGCTGCAGGGATCGGACCTGCGCGCGGCGGAGCGGACGTTCCAGCTGATGCGGCAGGTGTCTGGCCGGGCGGGCCGGGCCGAGGCGCCGGGCACGGCCTTGTTGCAGACCTATCAACCGGACCACCCGGTGATCCGCGCGATCCTTGCGGGCGACGAGGAAGGGTTCCTGAAAGAGGAAGCGGCCCAGCGCCGCGCTGCGGGCGTGCCCCCCTACGGCCGGATGGCCGGGATCGTGATTTCCGATCCGGACGCGCAGGTGGCCTTTGATCTTGGCAACGCCCTGGCACGCCGGTCGGCCATGCTGGAGGAGGCGGGCGCAGAGGTCTATGGCCCCGCCCCCGCCCCCATCAGCCGGATCCGAGGCCGTCACCGCGTCCGCCTGCTGGTCAAGGCTCCGCGTCAGTCCCCCCTGCAATCGGCCTTGTCGCGCTGGGTCGCCAGCGTCGAGATCCCGCGCAGTGCCCGGCTGAGCATCGACATCGACCCGCAGAGCTTTCTGTAA
- a CDS encoding RidA family protein: MIERKHTTQRMSQIVRHGDTIYLAGQVGSGETTTEQTRDMLGRVDALLTECGIGRENILQAVIWLADMADFAEMNAVWDAWVPEGHAPARACGEAKLATPALRVEVIITAAA; encoded by the coding sequence ATGATCGAACGCAAACACACGACCCAACGGATGAGCCAGATCGTCCGCCACGGGGACACGATCTACCTGGCCGGTCAGGTCGGCTCGGGCGAGACCACGACAGAACAGACGCGCGACATGTTGGGCCGTGTCGATGCCCTGCTGACGGAATGCGGCATCGGGCGGGAAAACATCCTGCAAGCCGTCATCTGGCTGGCCGACATGGCCGACTTTGCAGAAATGAACGCGGTCTGGGACGCCTGGGTGCCCGAGGGACATGCGCCCGCGCGCGCCTGCGGCGAGGCCAAGCTGGCCACGCCCGCGCTCCGGGTCGAAGTGATCATCACAGCCGCAGCCTGA
- the fsa gene encoding fructose-6-phosphate aldolase — MKFFVDTADIDAIRELNDLGMVDGVTTNPSLILKSGRDIIEATKEICDLVDGPVSAEVVATDFDQMLKEGEHLATIAPNVCVKVPLTWAGLKVCKILSGKGTKVNVTLCFSANQALLAAKAGATFISPFIGRLDDLNIDGMDLIGDIRTIYDNYDISTEILAASIRSPNHMKDAALIGADVATAPPGVIKNMINHPLTASGLAQFVKDADEAGIKIV, encoded by the coding sequence ATGAAATTCTTCGTAGACACCGCCGACATCGACGCCATTCGCGAACTCAACGATCTGGGGATGGTTGACGGCGTGACCACCAACCCGTCGCTGATCCTGAAATCGGGTCGCGACATCATCGAGGCCACGAAGGAGATCTGCGATCTGGTCGACGGTCCCGTTTCCGCCGAGGTGGTGGCCACCGATTTCGATCAGATGCTCAAGGAAGGCGAGCATCTCGCCACCATCGCGCCGAACGTCTGCGTCAAGGTGCCCCTGACCTGGGCCGGCCTGAAGGTCTGCAAGATCCTGTCGGGCAAGGGCACCAAGGTGAACGTGACGCTTTGCTTCTCGGCCAATCAGGCCCTGTTGGCGGCAAAGGCGGGGGCGACGTTCATCTCGCCGTTCATCGGGCGGCTTGATGATCTGAACATCGACGGCATGGACCTGATCGGCGACATCCGCACCATCTACGACAACTACGACATCTCGACCGAGATCCTGGCCGCCTCGATCCGGTCGCCCAACCACATGAAGGACGCGGCGCTGATCGGGGCCGATGTGGCGACTGCCCCTCCGGGCGTGATCAAGAACATGATCAACCACCCGCTGACCGCCAGCGGCCTGGCGCAATTCGTCAAGGACGCCGACGAAGCGGGCATCAAGATCGTCTGA
- the hisC gene encoding histidinol-phosphate transaminase has translation MQAAPQPQPGILDIELYQGGASKVAGHDDVLKLSSNENPVGAPESARAAARAAAEAMHLYPNTDHAGLRAAIAEVHELDADRIICGVGSDEIIHLLCQAYVGPGDEVLYPQYGFLMYAISARAAGGTPVTAPERDRIVDVDAMLAAVTDRTRLVFLANPANPTATMLGGQDVVRLADGLPDGCLLVLDGAYAEFVEDFDGGLGLAEARENVFVTRTFSKMYGLGGLRVGWGYGARAIIDVLNRLRGPFNLSNVALAAAEAAMRDRDFADRCFAENAEQRDRLRAGLLSLGIACDPSSANFVLARFASEAEALACDAFLKSQGVIVRHPRSYGLPDCLRMTVGDVAGTTRLLDALAAWRAQT, from the coding sequence ATGCAGGCCGCACCACAGCCCCAACCGGGCATCCTAGACATCGAGCTCTATCAGGGCGGGGCGTCCAAGGTCGCGGGCCACGATGACGTGCTCAAGCTGTCGTCGAACGAAAACCCGGTCGGCGCCCCCGAAAGCGCCCGCGCCGCCGCCCGCGCCGCCGCCGAAGCGATGCATCTCTATCCGAACACCGACCACGCAGGCCTGCGCGCCGCCATCGCAGAGGTCCACGAGCTGGACGCAGACCGGATCATCTGCGGCGTCGGCTCCGACGAGATCATCCACCTGCTCTGCCAGGCCTATGTCGGGCCAGGGGACGAGGTGCTGTATCCCCAGTACGGCTTTCTTATGTATGCAATCAGCGCCCGCGCAGCCGGCGGCACCCCGGTCACCGCCCCGGAACGCGACCGCATCGTCGACGTGGACGCCATGCTGGCTGCGGTGACAGACCGCACGCGCCTGGTTTTTCTGGCCAATCCCGCCAACCCGACCGCCACGATGCTGGGCGGTCAGGACGTGGTGCGGCTGGCCGATGGGCTGCCGGACGGCTGCCTGCTGGTGCTGGACGGGGCCTATGCGGAATTCGTCGAGGATTTCGACGGCGGGCTGGGCCTGGCGGAGGCGCGTGAAAACGTCTTTGTCACGCGCACCTTTTCCAAGATGTACGGCCTGGGCGGGCTGCGCGTCGGTTGGGGCTATGGGGCGCGCGCCATCATCGACGTGCTGAACCGCTTGCGCGGGCCCTTCAACCTGTCGAACGTGGCGCTGGCCGCCGCCGAGGCCGCGATGCGCGACCGCGATTTCGCCGACCGGTGCTTTGCCGAAAATGCCGAACAGCGGGATCGCCTGCGCGCGGGCCTGCTGTCGCTGGGCATTGCCTGTGATCCGTCGTCGGCCAACTTCGTGCTGGCCCGCTTTGCAAGCGAGGCCGAGGCGCTGGCCTGCGACGCATTCCTCAAGTCGCAGGGCGTGATCGTGCGCCACCCGCGCAGCTATGGCCTGCCTGACTGTCTGCGCATGACCGTGGGTGACGTGGCGGGCACCACACGTCTGCTGGATGCGCTGGCGGCGTGGCGGGCTCAGACATGA
- a CDS encoding M23 family metallopeptidase has product MRLLSLFCLFLSVGPGWAAPPVLRVPIDCTFGVSCFIQQYVDADPGPGARDYTGGPLSYDGHKGTDFRLPDQEAMDAGVPVRAPATGRVLGLRNDMPDQLVTDAATVSGRECGNGVVLDHGDGWQTQLCHLAEGSVLPRVGEIIEAGQIVGRIGLSGLTQFPHVHLSVRRHGVVVDPFVDRLWAEPPAYEPGGFLSIGVSDDVPQFTEVKAGTADAPSLAADAPALVVWAAMFGGRVGDVIALRITGPNGRDVLQHDATLDRTQAELFRAAGRRLTGARWRGGVYTGTATLFRDGQMLDRIETRISIR; this is encoded by the coding sequence ATGCGTCTGCTATCCCTGTTCTGTCTGTTCCTGTCCGTCGGCCCCGGCTGGGCGGCCCCGCCTGTCCTGCGCGTGCCGATTGACTGCACCTTCGGAGTGAGCTGCTTTATCCAGCAATACGTCGATGCGGATCCTGGCCCCGGTGCGCGCGACTACACCGGTGGCCCGCTCAGCTATGACGGCCACAAGGGCACCGATTTTCGCCTTCCCGACCAGGAGGCCATGGACGCCGGCGTTCCGGTGCGGGCCCCGGCGACCGGCCGCGTTCTGGGCCTTCGCAATGACATGCCGGATCAGTTGGTCACTGACGCAGCAACGGTTTCGGGACGCGAATGCGGGAACGGTGTCGTGCTCGACCATGGCGACGGCTGGCAGACGCAGCTTTGCCACCTGGCCGAAGGGTCCGTTCTGCCGCGCGTGGGCGAGATCATCGAAGCCGGGCAGATCGTCGGACGGATTGGCCTGTCGGGCCTGACCCAATTCCCCCATGTCCACCTGTCGGTGCGCAGGCACGGTGTCGTCGTGGATCCCTTTGTGGATCGTCTCTGGGCCGAACCGCCTGCCTATGAACCCGGTGGGTTCCTGTCGATCGGTGTCTCGGACGACGTTCCCCAGTTCACCGAGGTCAAGGCTGGCACCGCCGATGCCCCGTCGCTTGCGGCTGACGCCCCGGCCCTGGTGGTCTGGGCCGCGATGTTTGGCGGGCGCGTGGGCGATGTCATCGCGCTGCGGATCACGGGCCCGAACGGGCGCGACGTGCTGCAACACGACGCAACACTGGATCGGACACAGGCGGAGCTTTTCCGGGCCGCAGGCCGCCGCCTGACGGGCGCGCGATGGCGGGGGGGTGTTTACACCGGCACGGCGACCCTGTTTCGGGACGGACAGATGCTGGACCGGATCGAGACGCGTATTTCAATCCGTTGA
- a CDS encoding LysE family translocator has translation MDLTLWLTFAAASTALLMIPGPTILLVMSYALSQGRRVALASAGGVAVGDAVAMTASLAGLGALVLASATLFTVLKWIGAAYLIWMGWKLWRSAGAMTLGTVGGQGDIAPRAVFGHAALVTALNPKSIVFFIAFVPQFIDPTAALLPQFVVLTATFVGLATLNALAYALLAARLRDGLQRPAVLRAMGRVGGAALIAMGAATALTRRTA, from the coding sequence TTGGACCTTACGCTCTGGCTGACTTTCGCCGCCGCTTCGACCGCGCTCTTGATGATTCCCGGACCGACGATCCTTCTGGTGATGTCCTATGCCTTGTCGCAGGGCCGTCGCGTCGCACTGGCCTCTGCGGGCGGGGTTGCGGTGGGTGATGCGGTGGCGATGACAGCCTCGCTGGCGGGGCTGGGCGCGCTGGTCCTGGCCTCGGCCACGCTGTTCACGGTGCTGAAATGGATCGGGGCGGCCTATCTGATCTGGATGGGCTGGAAGCTCTGGCGTTCTGCCGGGGCGATGACACTGGGCACCGTCGGTGGGCAGGGCGACATCGCCCCCCGTGCCGTGTTTGGCCATGCAGCGCTGGTCACCGCGCTCAACCCCAAAAGCATCGTGTTCTTCATCGCCTTCGTGCCGCAATTCATCGATCCCACCGCGGCGCTGTTGCCGCAGTTCGTCGTGCTGACGGCGACCTTCGTGGGCTTGGCCACGCTGAACGCCCTGGCCTACGCCTTGCTAGCGGCGCGCCTGCGCGACGGATTGCAGCGGCCCGCGGTGTTGCGCGCCATGGGGCGGGTTGGGGGCGCCGCGTTGATTGCGATGGGGGCCGCCACGGCCCTGACCCGCCGCACGGCCTAG
- a CDS encoding tyrosine recombinase XerC — translation MTLDISPGARDALEAWLSHLRGLDGAAENTLTAYGRDVTAFLAFHAGHRGGPMGLAEIGRIGTPDMRAWMAAERMRGTAARSVARRLSAVKSFTRWLSEREGFDPTAILSARAPKFRKPLPRPLAQDAAKELIETVAHQHTTPWIAARDVAVVTVLYGCGLRISEGLGLTGADAPLPDVLRIRGKGGKERIVPVLPAARIAVDRYVAACPFDLTPTGPLFRGARGGALNPTLISGVVARARMQLGLPSSATPHALRHSFATHLLEAGGDLRAIQELLGHASLSTTQAYTAVDTVHLMEAYARAHPHGR, via the coding sequence GTGACGCTCGACATCAGTCCGGGGGCCCGCGACGCGCTAGAGGCCTGGCTGTCCCATCTGCGCGGTTTGGACGGCGCTGCGGAAAACACGCTGACCGCCTATGGGCGCGACGTGACGGCATTTCTTGCATTCCACGCAGGCCACAGGGGCGGGCCGATGGGCCTGGCAGAGATCGGGCGCATCGGGACCCCCGACATGCGCGCCTGGATGGCGGCAGAGCGGATGCGCGGCACGGCGGCCCGGTCCGTCGCGCGGCGCCTGTCCGCCGTCAAGAGCTTTACCCGTTGGCTGTCAGAGCGGGAGGGCTTCGATCCCACCGCAATCCTGTCGGCCCGCGCCCCCAAGTTCCGCAAGCCGTTGCCGCGTCCGCTGGCGCAGGACGCCGCAAAGGAGCTGATCGAGACCGTCGCCCATCAGCACACAACCCCCTGGATCGCTGCCCGTGACGTGGCCGTGGTCACCGTTCTCTATGGATGCGGGCTGCGCATTTCCGAGGGGCTGGGCCTGACCGGGGCGGACGCGCCCCTGCCTGACGTGCTGCGTATTCGCGGCAAGGGCGGGAAGGAGCGGATCGTGCCGGTCCTGCCCGCCGCACGGATTGCGGTCGATCGCTATGTCGCGGCCTGTCCGTTCGACTTGACGCCCACCGGCCCGCTGTTCCGGGGCGCGCGGGGGGGCGCGCTCAACCCGACGCTGATTTCGGGCGTCGTGGCCCGGGCGCGGATGCAGCTGGGCCTGCCGTCTTCGGCCACGCCCCATGCTCTGCGCCACAGCTTCGCGACCCACCTCCTGGAGGCGGGTGGCGATCTGCGCGCCATTCAGGAGCTGTTGGGCCACGCCTCGCTCTCGACGACGCAGGCCTATACCGCGGTGGACACGGTCCACCTGATGGAGGCCTACGCCCGCGCGCATCCCCACGGGCGGTGA